TATAGTAAGGTTTGAGATAAATATGTTGTTAACATTattagcatatatatatatatatatatatatatatatatatatatatatatatatatatatatatatatatatatatatatatatatatatatatatatatatatatgaccgcTCCTATATTATTAAGTAACTCACCTCATATCTGAACATTTATATGAGATTTTATATCAATGATTTTTCTTAAATCTCAAAGGATCTAAATTAATGTTAACAAATGTTGttcaaattttattataattaacaaacttattggaagaaaaaaaaacgtgttcatatttttcaaaattgaatatatattttaattaaaaagttattttatactatcaaataattttgattcaatctaaaaaaaatcaatcagaaaatgctaataatatttAAGAATTCTATTACAATTTTAAAAACTTACTAAGAATGCTTTCATATAATTATGTGTAGACTTTGTTCATTTTATAAATTATgtataaaacataaaattaattgataagtatgtaatttttgaaagaaaaacgtTAAATAAAAGATTGTACGATACAAACAGTGTAACGCAAGAAGTTCGCGTCTTGTCTTCAATTTTCCAGTTGAAATAAGGcacaaatttttcaaaaaaaaataaaataaactcccACCGTGGGGCTCGAACCCACGACCACAAGGTTAAGAGCCTTGCGCTCTACCAACTGAGCTAGACGGGCTTCTTGCCTGTCTAGCTCAACcacaacaatataattttaatattttcagtCTAAAACTTTCCTTCTCAGCCTTTGGTCCCACGAGCATCTTGCATTGTTAATTTCAaccataatataattttataatattttccaTCTGTAACTTTCCTTCTCAGTCTTTGGTCCCACCCACCCCTAACTTAACCTTTTTAAgacatttttttaaagtttatttaattgaaattgaGCTATGTATGTACATGTATGTaatcataatttattattttttattttgagtttttaaaaacaaaaaatctaaCTCTCCAACATACTCAAGATCAAATGTGAAGAATTTTTTAGTAGATGATTTGTAAATTTTTATAGGCGCTTTCTGAATCTTGAGATCTGTcctgattttggtgaaattttgaAGTTCAATTcatgtaaaaaatttaaaaagagtCTGGTGAAATTTTGGAGTCCAATTCATCTAAaaaatttttaatcaaaaatgaAATGCCAAAAAAGTCTTTACGTATCTTGGACTATAAATAGAAATTTGGTCAAAAATTAAGCTTCGGGTGCAATCCATTTTTTAGTTCTTTATGGATCCCACCagccatatcatctcaaaataatttatttaatttttattttattggtgtaactctaatgggtcccacaactttacctcataaattaatttgattgggtaccacaaatTTTTACTAGttacattgcaatgcaactctactatgacatgacaaattgttttaatatttaattattatattgatgtcaACTggagaattcaaaaaaaaataccaCCATTGAAAATGTTCTTACTTTGTTTTAGTCTACTATCTACATTGGATCCAAACGGGCCCATCATGTAAAATACTCTATTCACATACAATTTTAAACTATCTTAATTATTTCTTCACTAAAATATTCATAATTATTGTTTTTTACCAATAAATAGTATGTAGGTTAAATTCGAAAAACAGTACCAACAGTTAACAAATTAATAATACAAACTTTTTGAGTTATGTCATTTAATTAACAAAAGATAGACATATCATTACTTATCTTACCCCATCTTATTTTAAACCACAAATTTGTTACTAAATTTGTTTGCAATATTCAGAATAAGACTTAAAATTTAAAATCAGAAAGATGCCATAAATCTCAAATGAACATGGTATTCAAACTTTACAATCAGTGCCCTTAGTTTTAAGGCACAAAAATTAAAGGGCATGCCTATTTTTCCCCTAGATGTTAGTCCAGTCCTATTCTATACATGTTCATTCTGAAGGCAACTACTAAACCACTGATTCTATTTCTGATTCTGAACAATTCTCTTGTGGATCAAATGCCAAATGAAATGGAGGTGGTGGTGGATCAACATTCAGTGTACCATCTAGTACTCTCACTACCTCTTCCATCGAAGGTCGTTTCCGTTCATCGACTTGAACGCACCAGAACGCGATTCTTAATGCACGTTCGAGTTCCTCCGAATTAGCACCACCGTCGATTCTTTTATCGACCACGTTGGTTATCCTTCCTTCCAGCCATTCTTTGTAAGCCCTTTTGCAGACTTGTCCGTGATCGTGATCGCAACACCCGGTTAACAAGGTTATCACTAGTTTGCCGAAGTCTGCTACGTCTTTTTCTGCTGAAAAGCCGCAGTATGTAGCCTCGCCGTCAACTATTGTGAATCCGTAATCAGACACCTTAGCAACTGAGTTTTCGTCTAACATTACATTCTCGCATTTCAAGTTTCCGTGGCTTATAAACTCCCTACACCCCGAATGCAAATAACAGATCGCTTTCGCAACAGATGAGCATATTTCAACTCTCGTTCTCCAAGTAAGCTTCTTGCAAAGAGTAGAATCGTCTAAATACTTGTCCAACGAACCATTCTTGGCATATTCGTAGACCAGATACCGATGATTGAACTCACAACAGTAACCTTCAAGCTTCATTAGGTTCTTGTGGTGGATGTTCCCTATCTTCATAACAGCGGTCCGGAACTTCCTTTCTTCTATGGATGCATTCAGGTCTTTGATTGCAAGTACACGATTGTTCGGTAGCACACCCTTGAACATATTTGGCCCGACTTGATTCTTGAGATCTCCGGTGATGCTCTTGATTTCTGCAAAGGATAACACCATCAAACCTTTTGAATTCGGGTGCGTGAATGCTAGTGTGACTCTTCTCATAGTAGAACTTTTTCTTCTACATATGAAGAAAACAATTCCCAGCTGGATAAAACCAACAATGACAAATGTTCCTGAGGCTGCTCCTACCAAGCAAGGAACACAGAGCCTGTGATGAGATGATTCTGATGGAGGCGACTTTTCCGAATCTGGGTATACGGCAAATGGATCTAAGCAACTCTTAACAAATGATATTGAGCTTAGAGATGGATCTGTATAGCCAGTTacgtattttgttttctttatcgAACATTTTGGACCACCGATGTTCGAAAATGTTGCAACTGTACACTCGGAGTCATTATGGCACAACTGCTCACATTGCTGCAAACTACTTGTGACAATCGAATCATCAGGAGGGTAATATCCATATAGATATATGTTCTCGTACCGTTGCATAGAGGTACCAATAGTACAATCCTGTTCACTCGGAACCAAACATTTGTTAGTTTCGTTTGTCTTGAAAGGGCACCTGCACTCAGCCGAACCTGAAGTATTGAAGATGCAGACACCACGGTCGACACAAGTAGCAAAGACCTTGCATTGATTCTCAACAGCTTGCCAAACCGATCTCCATGACTGCGAATCTTCCATCCATGAATATAACCGGAGATTGCCATCAAAATCTAGCCTAAGAAACCGATAACTCACAGAATCGTTGTGGTCTTCTCCAAACACACTCCAAACAGCTCTAGAATGTTGGTCTTGAAGTTGAAGAGATCCATCGGATGTGATGGATGCAGTGAGATTTGCATTTGCAATAGAGGAATGGCTTTCACCTGTCCAGTATACAACATTACTGTCCCATCGAAGCTGCAACCGACCAGAAGCATTCAAGTAAAGACTATAGTGACTAGTCTCTAGGTTCTTGGATGAAGCACGAAGTGTCTTGGATACATGTAATCTCTGTCCTGGGAGTAGTGTATCAGAAGGATTATCAAAACTTTGCCAAATCATGTTTTGTTTTGAGTCTACAAGAACAAGATTTCCATCGTCGTTAAGAGAAGCCGAAACAACAGATCCGTTTCCCGTTCCACTAGTCCACGCAGTGACTCCGTGCAAGGAATCATACAAGACGAGCTCCCCTTGTGGAGTAAGTTGGAAATACGACATGTTGCTTACTTTGACATGACCACCAGCAATCCATACAAGTGTCTGTTGGTTATACGgaatagactttgaattgaaacGAATACCGACACTAAACTGGTTAGGTTCGTCAGCAATGTTAAAGAACCCGAATGCGAAATCGCGATTGGTGGAAACCCAAAAATTATTATCAACAACAGAGAGTTTGGAACCCAATGCTATCACATCTGTTACAGCAGGATGTAACAAGAAGCCAAATGAAACACAAAGCAACAATGCTAACCTAACGAGACACTCCGATCGAAGCATTTCGATATAATCTTAGAAGAACAGACCAAGATATATTATGATGAGTTCAATTTCCCAAACTCACATTTACACCAAACACCTGTGAAAGAGATAAGATAAGTTAAGGTTTTTGTCAACGAAAACAGCTTAAAAGGCAAAAAGCACATACATTGAAGTCAAATATTAGGTAAACTATGATGTCAAGAAATATCCAAATAGAATCAAAAGTGGAAGAAAATGTACAAAGTTTGGAACCTTAGTCCAGAGCTGAGAAACTCAACAAGCCACCACACACTGCTACCACCATGAAAATCTCAGAATCTAGCACAAATTAGGAAGTTACCACCATGAATTTGACAGAGAATCTTGAAATTGGACAGTGTTGAGACTCATGTATAACTTAAACAGGAATAAAGAGATTACAAAATGAAAGCCCTTTTGACTATTGTGCAAATTAAAAGCAAAAAGCTGAACTTGAGTACTAAAAATTGAAACTTTAAGCACATATGGGACCCAAACTACACAAAAAGCGGTTCATTTGAAAGAATGCATAATCCCTCTTCAAGGTTCAAGCTTCTACAAAGGAAATTTATTGTTAAAGAGATCTAAGTAAATAAAAACAGCTGAAATTAAAAGCTTAAGCTAAGAACTGATGAATGTTAAACAATTGAAcacaccaaatctcatggcccaGATGGAAAGTTTCTTCCTTTTTCACTTCCTTGCTTTTCTTAGCATGCAAGCTGAAAAGGGTAATGAACACTGAAGCTTGTTGGGTTTAGATTTGAAGGATGAAAAGAATGATGTAAAGtgtaaagtttgatttttgaggaAATGGGGTGTAGAAAGTGAGTAATGTGAGTGTGGGAGAGAGAGTAGAAGATAATGGGTGTGTTGCTGGATTAGATGGTGATGGCGAAGAAGAAGGAAAAGGAGAGGAAGACGGTGAAGAAAAAGtgaagaagacaaaggaaaaggATTTTAAGGAATTTTACTTTATTATTGTTAGttgtttgtttttattgtggatgtatttgttttgaattgaattgaaatggTAAATATTTCTTTGTTTTCTCTATTATTGAGTGTTAAgtagtagtatttttttttacaaatatgttGATTATTGATTCTTTTGGGTATTAACTGTAGATATTGTAATAAGAATTTAATGTGTATCATTGTCTAATAAAAATGTCTTGCACTTTTAACAAATTAAAGTCAATTAAATAAACTATTTTAAAGTACTTAGAATTTTCTATAAAAAAGTTTAggatttttaatgattaaatatttATGATTGTATGATTGTGTAAATACTTTTTAAACGAGGAGAAATGTATTAATTAGTGTTTCATACTAAAACTAGAATTTGAATGAAGATTAGGGGTAATGGAGGATCTGAGCTTCCGATGCTGCAGAGAGGAGCTGACCTGCAAGATTATCACTTCAACGTTTAAGTTAATATATGAGGGAGAACGgtgaattaaaattgaatttgaaactacATATCTGAATTAACGCTTTCTCTATACGTAGAAGAGATGGAATAACAATTTTGCTATTTGTGAGGCATGGATCACGGAGATTCGTTGGATGCATTTGAAGTTTAGATCCTCTGTGATCATCCGTAAGATAGTCATTGTGTGCTAAGAAGATTCGGGAAGAATTATAAGCTCTTTGTGGTGGTCAGTCGGGATTAATATGGTTGGTTCAGAGCAATAAGAAAGAAGATCCAAATAGGGGATATAGTTATTCCATTGGTTTATAATTTGTTAAAGAACTATAGAATGAGATTTAATGACCAAGAGCAATAATAAAGAAGCTACAAATAGGGGATATAGTTATTCCATCGGTTTATAATTTGTTAATGAACTATAGAATGAGATTTAATGACCAAGATAAAGATAACTACCCTAGAATCTCTTTCAATCCATAAGTGTTGTCAATCTTTAGGAAAGGCAAGCTCAATAATATTTACTGCACCTAATAACTCACTTGTGGGAGCTTTAGCAAAACCTAGGtctaaagcaaaacaaacaaaattgttGGGAGCATGATTTCTAAAAATTCCACCACATGAACACGTCAGGATTTCCATTATAGATATCATCTATGTTGCATTTTACCCAACGAAGAATAGGAGAActccaaaatatttattttgtaacaTTTAAGAGATGACGATGATCT
The Vicia villosa cultivar HV-30 ecotype Madison, WI linkage group LG6, Vvil1.0, whole genome shotgun sequence genome window above contains:
- the LOC131610358 gene encoding G-type lectin S-receptor-like serine/threonine-protein kinase SD3-1 is translated as MLRSECLVRLALLLCVSFGFLLHPAVTDVIALGSKLSVVDNNFWVSTNRDFAFGFFNIADEPNQFSVGIRFNSKSIPYNQQTLVWIAGGHVKVSNMSYFQLTPQGELVLYDSLHGVTAWTSGTGNGSVVSASLNDDGNLVLVDSKQNMIWQSFDNPSDTLLPGQRLHVSKTLRASSKNLETSHYSLYLNASGRLQLRWDSNVVYWTGESHSSIANANLTASITSDGSLQLQDQHSRAVWSVFGEDHNDSVSYRFLRLDFDGNLRLYSWMEDSQSWRSVWQAVENQCKVFATCVDRGVCIFNTSGSAECRCPFKTNETNKCLVPSEQDCTIGTSMQRYENIYLYGYYPPDDSIVTSSLQQCEQLCHNDSECTVATFSNIGGPKCSIKKTKYVTGYTDPSLSSISFVKSCLDPFAVYPDSEKSPPSESSHHRLCVPCLVGAASGTFVIVGFIQLGIVFFICRRKSSTMRRVTLAFTHPNSKGLMVLSFAEIKSITGDLKNQVGPNMFKGVLPNNRVLAIKDLNASIEERKFRTAVMKIGNIHHKNLMKLEGYCCEFNHRYLVYEYAKNGSLDKYLDDSTLCKKLTWRTRVEICSSVAKAICYLHSGCREFISHGNLKCENVMLDENSVAKVSDYGFTIVDGEATYCGFSAEKDVADFGKLVITLLTGCCDHDHGQVCKRAYKEWLEGRITNVVDKRIDGGANSEELERALRIAFWCVQVDERKRPSMEEVVRVLDGTLNVDPPPPPFHLAFDPQENCSESEIESVV